From one Montipora capricornis isolate CH-2021 chromosome 10, ASM3666992v2, whole genome shotgun sequence genomic stretch:
- the LOC138019084 gene encoding uncharacterized protein, whose product MESFVGKHTRKIEGMRERLLSLERYSREYNLRFHNVPESTDENCVRKVRKILSNQLDMEPEIENAHRVGPRNDDKPRVIICKFLYRPQRYKVIQKKRDLVDGIWVTEDLIWEDREAKKKLKEVMKEAF is encoded by the coding sequence ATGGAAAGCTTTGTTGGAAAACACACAAGGAAAATTGAGGGAATGCGTGAAAGACTCTTGTCCCTTGAGCGATATTCCCGCGAATACAACCTCCGTTTCCACAACGTCCCAGAATCTACTGACGAGAATTGCGTCAGAAAAGTCCGTAAAATTTTATCCAATCAACTTGATATGGAGCCGGAGATTGAAAACGCGCATCGTGTTGGTCCTCGAAATGATGACAAACCGCGAGTAATTATTTGCAAGTTCCTGTATCGTCCACAGAGGTATAAAGTTATCCAGAAGAAGCGAGATCTTGTGGATGGTATTTGGGTTACAGAGGACCTAATCTGGGAAGATCgtgaagcaaagaaaaaactAAAGGAAGTTATGAAGGAGGCATTTTAA